One region of Danio aesculapii chromosome 7, fDanAes4.1, whole genome shotgun sequence genomic DNA includes:
- the foxb1b gene encoding forkhead box protein B1b translates to MPRPGRNTYSDQKPPYSYISLTAMAIQSCPEKMLPLSEIYKFIMDRFPYYRENTQRWQNSLRHNLSFNDCFIKIPRRPDQPGKGSFWALHPSCGDMFENGSFLRRRKRFKVMISSEHLQKPSDAAHYLQQQAKLRMTALGTHLPQMTSYNLSVSQPSTFKHPFAIESIIARDYKMPGSLAFSAMHSMSTGYQIHNQLTSAWPHMYSSNVIDAEYAAYGVPLKSLSHGAQSLPAIPVPIKPAPASVPSIPALHAHLPAFLSGSPQSLSPASPSQSNPATPSPTSLLHSVAVHCQEVT, encoded by the coding sequence ATGCCTCGTCCTGGAAGAAACACGTACAGCGACCAGAAGCCGCCGTATTCCTATATTTCGCTAACAGCAATGGCCATTCAGAGTTGCCCAGAGAAGATGCTCCCGCTCAGCGAAATTTACAAGTTCATTATGGACAGATTTCCGTATTATCGGGAAAACACGCAGCGCTGGCAGAACTCCCTCCGCCACAACCTTTCCTTCAACGACTGCTTTATCAAGATCCCGCGGAGACCGGACCAGCCTGGGAAAGGTAGCTTCTGGGCTCTCCATCCCAGCTGCGGTGATATGTTTGAAAACGGGAGCTTCTTGAGACGCCGCAAAAGATTCAAAGTGATGATCTCTTCCGAGCACCTGCAGAAACCCTCAGACGCGGCGCATTACCTCCAGCAACAAGCAAAACTCCGAATGACCGCTTTAGGGACGCATTTACCACAGATGACCAGCTACAACTTAAGTGTGTCTCAACCCTCCACCTTCAAACACCCCTTTGCCATCGAAAGCATCATTGCCAGAGATTACAAAATGCCAGGAAGTCTTGCTTTCTCCGCCATGCACTCCATGTCCACGGGTTATCAAATACACAACCAACTGACCTCGGCTTGGCCCCACATGTACAGCAGTAATGTGATTGACGCTGAATATGCTGCCTATGGAGTACCACTCAAATCCCTGAGTCACGGCGCGCAAAGTTTACCAGCGATCCCCGTGCCAATCAAACCAGCTCCTGCGTCGGTTCCGTCGATCCCTGCGTTGCACGCCCATCTTCCAGCCTTCCTATCCGGGTCTCCGCAGTCCCTCAGCCCGGCGTCTCCCAGTCAGAGCAACCCTGCAACACCGAGCCCGACCTCACTGCTTCATTCGGTTGCCGTGCACTGTCAAGAGGTCACTTAA